A portion of the Candidatus Zixiibacteriota bacterium genome contains these proteins:
- a CDS encoding VCBS repeat-containing protein, translating into MLAVTLAVLVILGTFDGIPANAEVNNRAVILEQFKSDNPGAKIYNRDGCITRLYGAPLGTGKSPEKAAENFIAEYSEIWGVRSNNLVPGSRRNPSLRMQPVMYLPEEDRFKFSLIYYTQYQDGIPVYGSELKLLVRNEPGCPIVLASSSLRDLGDFKADPSLAGKSWTEAEAAARAAEPGLTDFGRQAVVVWAGRDGAPEIPRTAVEFIGRADDGGAYHFIVDPVTSEVLSKQSLIFDIDITGSVQGMATEPNAADICNDESPVGIPYAKIKIGADSVFTDQNGDFIFPHNGSTPVNVTSSLQGQYFVMDNLAGGEASITTSVSPPGPVNFIHNETNGDEFERAQVNAYYYANEIRDLVMQANPLYPGVHDQTGFLLNVNAEFSCQAAFNGQTMSIILGRAGEGCSNAAFQPIIQHEYGHYIVLMSGNTSQCAYHEGMGDCMAVLYSDMPELGLGFYGDCNSASRTADNDFQYPCEGEIHYCGQLLSGCIWDTRNELAITEPDTYRDIIADLTINSILVHVGIEINPEITIDFLTLDDDDGNLGNGTPHYAEIAAGFGAHGMDAPRLVFMSVYPERNAVDVPLSSVITVTFDESMDSTTVTTASFLVRSNLTGPIDGTLYYNSEFKIAAFVPGEEFAPGDLITVTLTPDIETSTGEPLVDGLGFDWSIATTSCGYADFIPGPPQILLYPPDDFITADFDGDGTFDIASYNTASNKITVSFNDGTGLFTNSSIISCISGSGPSDIQTADFDGDGDLDLVTTNYLNGTISVYHNDGYGDFPDQTHSIMPIAPWKCYPADFNNDGVIDLAVGYNTGGTSGHHLGVVYNSGSGTFSYTEPYSQRRLPSAVKCADISNDGIPDIIATHSEAFTVAVLLSKDDGTFAEDYFPVPANPTDLVAADLDLDGDLDLAVSNKNANTISVLMNMGIGIMGARVLYDTDSGPTGIAAADWDGDGDMDLITANRTVGTISVFLNIGDGTFSDAENISVAADAAGIVSADFDGEGSIDIATIHPTGSNLLVTENFGQPPAPILYAPVDGKTLDEPAQPTLRILSVPTAFLYWYQLDNDSDFSSPIVSAYYITDTAYTIPIQLGDGTYYWRVAAGNNCGVGSWSEVRHIVVLAAPPPSCPVLYSYDGTSFVEENPLLTACELSGYSDIVTDYYLVTKPVVPRDGRVVFQLRELEDEITYLDNLELITVDHDGMTRAGCTVDGQIFTFRSSSEPISVIDQDGKDWTEAVTAADNILFHADQSGYLMVTFPASGSNTGLSFSSPQKPPCLYDNPTRKIAAEEIPNTLMVERLTSSGNWVTLPDIPFRTNPGAAYIMSDIQPGEETANLTVRISWNGRFATDEIRQYIPADEKAVIREYEASDFRMQTVNPSAKIRTGFDGSEAVVLEKGDLIELSFKVENLSDNSIVRDFIIRATGRYQPDYTVYSHLVPAQFRLHDNYPNPFNPATIISYDLPVAAPVNLDIYNVLGQRVRSLVDDIQPAGHHNVRWDGTDYAGSQVASGIYFYRLTAGDYTSSKKMILQK; encoded by the coding sequence ATGCTCGCTGTCACACTGGCCGTATTGGTTATTTTAGGGACCTTCGACGGCATTCCGGCAAATGCGGAAGTCAACAACCGGGCGGTCATACTCGAACAGTTTAAAAGTGATAACCCGGGGGCCAAAATATATAATCGGGATGGCTGCATAACACGTCTGTATGGAGCCCCATTGGGCACCGGAAAGAGCCCGGAAAAGGCGGCGGAGAATTTTATCGCCGAATATTCGGAAATATGGGGAGTCCGGTCGAATAATCTTGTTCCCGGAAGCCGCCGCAATCCCAGTTTACGAATGCAACCGGTGATGTATTTGCCTGAGGAAGACCGGTTCAAATTTTCCCTGATTTATTACACACAATATCAGGATGGTATTCCGGTGTACGGTTCCGAATTAAAACTGCTGGTTCGCAATGAACCTGGCTGTCCAATCGTTCTGGCTTCCTCATCGCTTCGGGATCTCGGCGATTTTAAGGCCGATCCGAGCTTGGCCGGAAAATCATGGACGGAAGCCGAGGCGGCCGCGCGGGCGGCCGAACCCGGATTGACCGATTTTGGACGCCAGGCTGTGGTCGTCTGGGCCGGACGGGATGGTGCCCCGGAAATTCCGCGGACCGCCGTCGAATTCATCGGCCGGGCCGATGATGGTGGGGCCTATCATTTTATTGTCGATCCTGTCACGTCAGAGGTTTTGTCCAAACAAAGTCTCATTTTCGATATTGATATAACCGGCTCGGTGCAGGGCATGGCCACCGAACCCAATGCCGCTGATATTTGTAATGATGAATCGCCGGTGGGCATTCCCTATGCCAAGATTAAAATCGGGGCCGATTCGGTTTTCACCGATCAGAACGGCGATTTTATTTTTCCCCACAATGGCAGCACTCCGGTTAATGTAACATCCTCGCTTCAGGGTCAGTATTTTGTCATGGATAATCTGGCCGGCGGCGAAGCGTCCATCACCACTTCCGTCAGCCCGCCGGGTCCGGTGAATTTCATACATAATGAAACTAATGGCGATGAATTCGAACGAGCCCAGGTTAACGCCTATTACTATGCCAATGAAATCCGCGATCTGGTGATGCAGGCCAACCCATTATATCCGGGTGTCCATGATCAGACAGGCTTTTTGCTCAATGTCAACGCCGAGTTCAGCTGCCAGGCCGCCTTCAACGGTCAGACCATGTCGATCATACTGGGGCGCGCCGGTGAGGGTTGCTCCAACGCGGCTTTTCAGCCAATTATTCAGCACGAATACGGACACTACATCGTTTTAATGTCCGGAAATACCTCACAATGCGCTTACCATGAAGGCATGGGCGATTGCATGGCGGTGCTTTATTCCGATATGCCGGAACTTGGTCTCGGCTTCTATGGTGACTGCAATTCCGCCAGCAGGACGGCCGATAATGATTTCCAGTATCCCTGCGAAGGAGAAATTCATTATTGCGGACAATTACTTTCTGGCTGTATCTGGGATACCAGAAACGAGTTGGCTATCACCGAACCGGATACTTATCGAGATATCATAGCCGATCTTACCATCAACAGTATCCTGGTCCATGTCGGAATAGAAATCAATCCCGAAATCACGATCGATTTTCTTACCCTTGATGATGACGACGGTAACCTGGGCAACGGCACCCCGCATTACGCCGAAATTGCGGCCGGTTTTGGCGCCCACGGGATGGATGCCCCCAGGCTGGTGTTCATGAGCGTCTATCCGGAACGGAATGCCGTGGATGTTCCTCTCAGCAGTGTTATCACCGTTACCTTCGATGAAAGCATGGATTCGACCACTGTAACAACCGCTTCGTTTTTGGTTCGCAGTAATTTGACCGGGCCGATTGATGGAACTTTGTATTATAATTCGGAATTTAAAATCGCCGCTTTCGTACCCGGAGAGGAATTCGCCCCCGGTGATCTAATCACCGTGACCCTTACCCCGGATATCGAAACCTCGACAGGCGAACCTCTTGTCGACGGACTCGGGTTTGACTGGTCGATTGCCACTACCTCCTGCGGCTATGCCGATTTCATTCCCGGCCCGCCTCAAATTCTGCTCTATCCGCCTGACGATTTTATCACAGCCGATTTCGATGGCGATGGTACTTTTGATATCGCCTCGTACAACACCGCCTCAAATAAAATCACGGTTTCATTCAATGATGGGACGGGACTATTCACAAATTCATCGATAATTTCATGTATCAGCGGCAGCGGGCCATCCGATATTCAAACAGCCGATTTTGACGGCGACGGTGATCTCGATCTGGTTACCACCAATTATCTGAACGGTACCATATCGGTTTACCACAACGATGGTTATGGTGATTTCCCCGATCAGACTCATTCCATCATGCCAATAGCGCCCTGGAAATGTTATCCGGCCGATTTCAATAACGATGGTGTTATCGACCTGGCGGTGGGATATAACACCGGCGGTACCTCGGGACATCACCTTGGGGTGGTATACAATTCCGGGAGCGGGACTTTCAGTTACACTGAGCCCTATTCTCAGCGCCGTTTACCTTCGGCGGTCAAATGCGCCGATATCAGTAATGATGGTATTCCCGACATTATTGCAACCCATTCCGAAGCCTTCACGGTGGCTGTTCTGCTGAGTAAAGATGACGGAACTTTCGCCGAGGATTACTTCCCGGTACCTGCCAATCCAACCGATCTGGTGGCCGCTGATTTGGATCTTGACGGCGATCTGGATCTGGCTGTTTCGAACAAGAACGCCAACACTATATCGGTTCTTATGAACATGGGTATTGGAATCATGGGGGCGAGAGTCTTATACGATACCGACTCCGGTCCCACGGGCATCGCCGCCGCCGACTGGGATGGTGATGGTGACATGGATCTGATAACTGCCAATCGGACGGTCGGTACTATCTCCGTCTTTCTTAATATCGGCGATGGGACATTTTCCGATGCCGAAAATATTTCGGTTGCCGCCGATGCGGCAGGAATCGTATCGGCCGATTTCGATGGTGAGGGAAGTATTGATATAGCCACCATCCATCCCACCGGCAGCAATCTGCTGGTAACCGAAAATTTCGGACAGCCTCCGGCCCCGATCCTGTATGCTCCGGTGGATGGAAAAACACTCGATGAGCCGGCTCAGCCGACCCTGCGTATATTATCGGTGCCGACTGCATTCCTGTACTGGTACCAACTGGACAACGACAGCGATTTCAGTTCACCGATTGTTTCGGCCTATTATATCACCGACACCGCTTATACTATCCCTATTCAACTTGGAGACGGAACCTATTATTGGCGGGTTGCGGCCGGGAACAACTGCGGCGTCGGGTCCTGGTCGGAAGTACGACATATCGTGGTTCTGGCCGCTCCCCCACCGTCCTGTCCGGTGCTGTACAGCTACGACGGGACTTCGTTTGTGGAAGAGAACCCGCTTTTGACAGCTTGTGAGTTATCCGGATATTCTGATATTGTAACCGATTATTACCTTGTAACCAAACCGGTGGTACCGCGTGACGGTCGGGTTGTTTTTCAGCTCCGCGAGTTGGAAGATGAAATCACATATCTCGATAACCTGGAATTGATCACTGTCGATCACGATGGCATGACAAGAGCCGGATGTACCGTTGATGGCCAAATCTTCACCTTCCGGTCATCCTCGGAACCAATTTCGGTGATCGATCAGGATGGAAAAGACTGGACCGAGGCGGTCACGGCCGCGGATAATATTTTGTTCCATGCGGATCAGTCCGGTTATCTGATGGTGACTTTTCCTGCTTCGGGATCGAATACCGGCCTGAGCTTTTCCTCACCCCAAAAGCCACCCTGCCTGTATGACAACCCGACCCGTAAAATAGCGGCGGAAGAAATCCCTAACACTCTGATGGTCGAACGGTTGACGTCATCCGGAAACTGGGTAACATTACCGGATATCCCCTTCCGAACCAATCCCGGTGCGGCTTATATTATGAGCGATATCCAGCCCGGGGAGGAAACTGCAAACCTGACGGTTCGGATTTCCTGGAATGGCCGGTTTGCAACCGATGAAATCCGGCAATATATTCCGGCCGATGAAAAAGCCGTTATTCGGGAATACGAAGCGTCGGATTTCCGTATGCAAACCGTCAATCCATCGGCCAAAATCCGGACCGGATTCGATGGTTCGGAAGCTGTCGTTCTTGAAAAGGGCGATCTAATTGAACTGAGCTTTAAGGTGGAAAACCTGTCCGACAATTCAATCGTTCGCGATTTTATTATACGGGCCACCGGACGGTACCAGCCCGATTATACGGTTTACAGCCATCTGGTTCCCGCCCAATTTCGCCTGCATGATAACTATCCCAATCCTTTCAACCCTGCGACCATAATCAGCTATGATCTTCCGGTGGCGGCCCCGGTCAACCTGGATATATACAATGTCCTTGGCCAACGGGTCAGGAGTCTGGTCGACGATATTCAGCCGGCGGGACATCATAATGTCCGCTGGGATGGGACCGATTACGCCGGATCGCAGGTGGCCAGCGGAATCTATTTCTATCGCCTGACAGCCGGTGATTACACCAGTTCAAAGAAAATGATTCTTCAGAAATAG